The following coding sequences lie in one Spinacia oleracea cultivar Varoflay chromosome 1, BTI_SOV_V1, whole genome shotgun sequence genomic window:
- the LOC110776430 gene encoding RPM1-interacting protein 4 isoform X3: MARTNVPKFGNWETEEDIPYTAYFENPRRVSSSEKVNPNKSPDNPNLVSRFEARRGSEKQEHMVKQEDGEHNVRSYDSPSRPNGGRRASVNSPKRVARINGGGFRSADNSPMHPHYQAKKGSTVSSPSRERKGPSDGNGNLGLAPSTPGRSRLRTVVRGNETPDRGASVPKFGEWDETDPSSADGFTHIFNKVKEERHGSTGDSNATAVQTQQSDKSKKSKSKGCGCFPW; this comes from the exons ATGGCA CGAACAAATGTGCCAAAGTTTGGAAATTGGGAGACAGAAGAAGATATCCCATACACGGCCTATTTTGAAAATCCAAGAAGGGTTTCTTCTAGTGAAAAGGTGAACCCAAATAAGTCTCCTGATAATCCTAATTTGGTGTCGAGATTTGAAGCACGAAGAGGATCAGAAAAACAGGAACACATGGTAAAGCAGGAAGATGGTGAACATAATGTAAGGTCATATGATTCCCCATCACGCCCTAATGGAGGACGTAGAGCTTCAGTCAATTCACCCAAAAGAGTTGCAAGGATAAATGGAGGAGGGTTTCGCAGTGCTGACAATTCCCCTATGCATCCACATTACCAGGCAAAGAAAGGAAGCACGGTTTCTTCTCCTTCACGGGAAAGGAAGGGTCCTTCGGATGGAAATGGAAATCTTGGTTTGGCTCCATCCACTCCTGGAAGGTCCCGTCTGAGAACTGTTGTTCGAGGCAATGAAACT CCTGATCGAGGTGCTTCTGTTCCGAAATTTGGGGAATGGGATGAGACAGACCCTTCATCAGCCGATGGATTCACACACATTTTCAACAAAGTGAAAGAGGAGAGGCACGGCAGCACAGGAGATTCGAATGCTACAGCAGTTCAAACCCAACAATCTGATAAAAGTAAAAAGTCCAAATCCAAG GGTTGCGGGTGCTTTCCTTGGTAA
- the LOC110776430 gene encoding uncharacterized protein isoform X4 yields MVKQEDGEHNVRSYDSPSRPNGGRRASVNSPKRVARINGGGFRSADNSPMHPHYQAKKGSTVSSPSRERKGPSDGNGNLGLAPSTPGRSRLRTVVRGNETPDRGASVPKFGEWDETDPSSADGFTHIFNKVKEERHGSTGDSNATAVQTQQSDKSKKSKSKVCFFCNPKILCTFMIVAVGCLKPTLFFFSISLSGLRVLSLVRKLMQLLAYIHSL; encoded by the exons ATGGTAAAGCAGGAAGATGGTGAACATAATGTAAGGTCATATGATTCCCCATCACGCCCTAATGGAGGACGTAGAGCTTCAGTCAATTCACCCAAAAGAGTTGCAAGGATAAATGGAGGAGGGTTTCGCAGTGCTGACAATTCCCCTATGCATCCACATTACCAGGCAAAGAAAGGAAGCACGGTTTCTTCTCCTTCACGGGAAAGGAAGGGTCCTTCGGATGGAAATGGAAATCTTGGTTTGGCTCCATCCACTCCTGGAAGGTCCCGTCTGAGAACTGTTGTTCGAGGCAATGAAACT CCTGATCGAGGTGCTTCTGTTCCGAAATTTGGGGAATGGGATGAGACAGACCCTTCATCAGCCGATGGATTCACACACATTTTCAACAAAGTGAAAGAGGAGAGGCACGGCAGCACAGGAGATTCGAATGCTACAGCAGTTCAAACCCAACAATCTGATAAAAGTAAAAAGTCCAAATCCAAGGTATGTTTCTTTTGTAATCCTAAAATATTATGTACTTTTATGATTGTTGCCGTTGGCTGTTTGAAGCcaactttgttttttttctctATCTCTCTCTCAGGGTTGCGGGTGCTTTCCTTGGTAAGGAAACTGATGCAGCTACTTGCATATATTCATTCTTTGTGA
- the LOC110776430 gene encoding RPM1-interacting protein 4 isoform X1, which yields MARTNVPKFGNWETEEDIPYTAYFENPRRVSSSEKVNPNKSPDNPNLVSRFEARRGSEKQEHMVKQEDGEHNVRSYDSPSRPNGGRRASVNSPKRVARINGGGFRSADNSPMHPHYQAKKGSTVSSPSRERKGPSDGNGNLGLAPSTPGRSRLRTVVRGNETPDRGASVPKFGEWDETDPSSADGFTHIFNKVKEERHGSTGDSNATAVQTQQSDKSKKSKSKVCFFCNPKILCTFMIVAVGCLKPTLFFFSISLSGLRVLSLVRKLMQLLAYIHSL from the exons ATGGCA CGAACAAATGTGCCAAAGTTTGGAAATTGGGAGACAGAAGAAGATATCCCATACACGGCCTATTTTGAAAATCCAAGAAGGGTTTCTTCTAGTGAAAAGGTGAACCCAAATAAGTCTCCTGATAATCCTAATTTGGTGTCGAGATTTGAAGCACGAAGAGGATCAGAAAAACAGGAACACATGGTAAAGCAGGAAGATGGTGAACATAATGTAAGGTCATATGATTCCCCATCACGCCCTAATGGAGGACGTAGAGCTTCAGTCAATTCACCCAAAAGAGTTGCAAGGATAAATGGAGGAGGGTTTCGCAGTGCTGACAATTCCCCTATGCATCCACATTACCAGGCAAAGAAAGGAAGCACGGTTTCTTCTCCTTCACGGGAAAGGAAGGGTCCTTCGGATGGAAATGGAAATCTTGGTTTGGCTCCATCCACTCCTGGAAGGTCCCGTCTGAGAACTGTTGTTCGAGGCAATGAAACT CCTGATCGAGGTGCTTCTGTTCCGAAATTTGGGGAATGGGATGAGACAGACCCTTCATCAGCCGATGGATTCACACACATTTTCAACAAAGTGAAAGAGGAGAGGCACGGCAGCACAGGAGATTCGAATGCTACAGCAGTTCAAACCCAACAATCTGATAAAAGTAAAAAGTCCAAATCCAAGGTATGTTTCTTTTGTAATCCTAAAATATTATGTACTTTTATGATTGTTGCCGTTGGCTGTTTGAAGCcaactttgttttttttctctATCTCTCTCTCAGGGTTGCGGGTGCTTTCCTTGGTAAGGAAACTGATGCAGCTACTTGCATATATTCATTCTTTGTGA